TGCTTTCCAGCGCAGGCAGCAGCACTTCGGCTTCCGGGTCGCCGAGGCGGGTATTGTACTCCAGCAGCTTGGGGCCCTGGGGCGTGAGCATGATGCCGAAGTATAGAAAGCCTTTAAAGTGGAACTGCTCGTTTTGGAGGCCGCCCAGCGTAGGATCTACAATAGCGGTGCGAATGGCGGCCAGTACATTATCATCGGCGAAGGGCACGGGGCAATAGGCGCCCATGCCGCCGGTGTTGGGGCCCTGGTCGCCGGCCAGCAGCTGCTTGTGGTCCTGGGAAGGCGCCAGCAGCCGGATGCGGTTACCATCCGTCACCCCAATAATGCTGATTTCGGGGCCGGACAGCTTTTCTTCCAGCAGGAAGCTAAACCAGCCGGTGTGCTGCTGCTGCAAGTCGTCCAGGGCAGCGTAGGCCTCCTCTACAGAAGAGCACACATACACCCCTTTGCCCGCGGCCAACCCATCATATTTTACGACTACCTGCCCTTTTAGCTCCTCGGCTTTGGCGCGGGCAGCCTCCAGCTTGTCGCTGCGGTACTGCCACGACATAGCCGTAGCCACCCCGTGCCGCCGCATGAAATCCTTGCTCCACACCTTGGAGCTTTCCAGCGTGGCGCCAGCCCGACTTGGGCCAAATACGCGGATGTCGGAACTAGCGAAGTAATCCGTTACGCCAGCTGCTAGCGGGGCTTCGGGGCCTACCACAATCAGCTTCACACCGTTAACTTCGCAGAAACTCTGAATAGCTGGA
The Hymenobacter sp. DG25B genome window above contains:
- the purD gene encoding phosphoribosylamine--glycine ligase, translating into MSTTSKPIVLLGGGAREHAMAWKLTRDGATVHVLPGNAGIPNSHPEISATDFPAIQSFCEVNGVKLIVVGPEAPLAAGVTDYFASSDIRVFGPSRAGATLESSKVWSKDFMRRHGVATAMSWQYRSDKLEAARAKAEELKGQVVVKYDGLAAGKGVYVCSSVEEAYAALDDLQQQHTGWFSFLLEEKLSGPEISIIGVTDGNRIRLLAPSQDHKQLLAGDQGPNTGGMGAYCPVPFADDNVLAAIRTAIVDPTLGGLQNEQFHFKGFLYFGIMLTPQGPKLLEYNTRLGDPEAEVLLPALESSLLELIEATLDGRLQETVVRQRRGYYVGVVLASGGYPAAKFPTGFPITGLDQLHPSILAFHGATKRNAEGQLVTSGGRVMVLVGHGDELEEAVNHVYREAEKVKFQDVYIRTDIGQRPTPVLELTR